The Janthinobacterium lividum genome has a window encoding:
- a CDS encoding NADAR family protein — protein MTYATAEHYMMAQKAALFGDTAVQARIVAAGRPSEVKKLGREVANFDARVWEAARAGIVFDGNFAKFSQKAALRKFLLGTGERVIVEASPVDRIWGVGLASDNPRIGDPSTWDGLNLLGFELMKVRTALRG, from the coding sequence GTGACGTACGCGACCGCCGAACACTACATGATGGCGCAAAAGGCGGCCCTGTTTGGCGACACGGCGGTGCAGGCGCGCATCGTGGCGGCAGGGCGGCCGTCGGAAGTGAAAAAACTGGGACGCGAAGTGGCGAACTTTGACGCCAGGGTATGGGAGGCGGCGCGCGCTGGCATCGTCTTCGATGGCAATTTTGCCAAGTTCTCGCAAAAGGCCGCGTTGCGCAAGTTTTTGCTGGGCACGGGCGAGCGCGTCATCGTCGAAGCTAGTCCCGTCGACCGCATCTGGGGCGTGGGCCTGGCGTCGGACAATCCGCGCATCGGCGATCCCTCCACCTGGGACGGCTTGAACCTGCTGGGGTTTGAACTGATGAAAGTACGGACAGCTTTACGCGGCTGA
- the iscR gene encoding Fe-S cluster assembly transcriptional regulator IscR, which produces MRLTTKGRFAVTAMIDLALRQGKGPVTLSGISQRQSISLSYLEQLFGKLRRHEIVESIRGPGGGYSLARRADKVTVADIIIAVDEPLDATQCGGKEHCHGADAATGARCMTHELWSTLNEKMVDYLDSVSLQDLVDQQRQKIAEQSVMVMHRNHAALG; this is translated from the coding sequence ATGCGTCTGACTACAAAAGGCCGTTTTGCCGTGACTGCAATGATCGATCTTGCCCTGCGCCAGGGCAAAGGTCCGGTCACCTTGTCCGGCATCAGCCAGCGCCAGTCGATTTCCCTGTCCTACCTGGAACAGCTGTTTGGCAAGTTGCGCCGCCATGAGATCGTCGAATCGATTCGTGGCCCCGGCGGCGGCTACAGCCTGGCGCGCCGTGCCGACAAGGTGACGGTGGCCGACATCATCATCGCCGTCGACGAGCCGCTCGATGCCACGCAGTGCGGCGGCAAGGAACATTGCCACGGCGCCGATGCGGCCACGGGGGCACGCTGCATGACGCATGAATTGTGGTCCACGCTCAACGAAAAAATGGTCGATTATCTGGATTCTGTGTCCTTGCAGGACCTGGTCGACCAGCAGAGACAAAAGATTGCCGAACAAAGCGTGATGGTGATGCACCGTAACCACGCCGCCCTCGGTTGA
- a CDS encoding IscS subfamily cysteine desulfurase, translating into MHFETAPHFPIYMDYSATTPIDPRVADKMIPYLREQFGNPASRSHMYGWTAEKAVEEARGYVAALVNADPREIIWTSGATESNNLAIKGAAQFYKTKGKHIITVKTEHKSVLDTVRELERIGFEATYLEPQDNGLITVEQLAAAVRPDTILVSVMLVNNEIGVIQPIDEIGVFCRSKGIIFHCDAAQATGKLVIDLQKTKVDLMTFTAHKTYGPKGVGALYVCRKPRVRLEAQMHGGGHERGLRSGTLPTHQIVGMGEAFRIAKEEMDSEIGRIKALRDRLAKGLQEIEEVYINGDMDHRVPHNLNVSFNYVEGESLIMAIKDIAVSSGSACTSASLEPSYVLRALGRSDELAHSSIRFTIGRFSTEEDIDFAVNLLKSKVHKLRELSPLWDMFKEGIDINSIQWAAH; encoded by the coding sequence GTGCACTTTGAAACCGCACCGCATTTTCCGATCTACATGGATTACTCGGCCACCACGCCGATCGATCCTCGCGTCGCCGACAAGATGATTCCCTACCTGCGCGAGCAGTTCGGCAATCCGGCATCGCGCAGCCACATGTATGGCTGGACGGCGGAAAAAGCCGTGGAAGAAGCACGTGGCTACGTGGCGGCCCTGGTGAACGCCGATCCGCGCGAAATCATCTGGACGTCCGGCGCGACGGAAAGCAACAACCTGGCCATCAAGGGCGCGGCGCAGTTCTACAAGACCAAGGGCAAGCACATCATCACCGTCAAGACCGAGCATAAATCGGTGCTCGACACGGTACGCGAACTGGAACGCATCGGCTTCGAAGCGACGTATCTGGAACCGCAGGACAATGGCCTGATCACAGTCGAGCAGCTGGCCGCGGCCGTGCGCCCGGACACCATCCTCGTGTCGGTGATGCTGGTGAATAACGAAATCGGCGTGATCCAGCCAATCGACGAGATCGGTGTGTTCTGCCGCTCGAAAGGCATCATCTTTCATTGCGACGCCGCGCAAGCGACGGGCAAGCTCGTCATCGACCTGCAAAAGACCAAGGTCGACCTGATGACCTTCACGGCGCACAAGACCTACGGCCCGAAAGGCGTGGGCGCCCTGTACGTCTGCCGCAAGCCGCGCGTGCGCCTGGAAGCGCAAATGCACGGTGGCGGCCATGAGCGCGGCCTGCGCTCGGGTACCCTGCCGACGCACCAGATCGTCGGCATGGGCGAAGCGTTCCGCATCGCCAAGGAAGAAATGGACAGCGAAATCGGCCGCATCAAGGCCTTGCGCGACCGCCTGGCCAAGGGTCTGCAAGAGATCGAAGAAGTCTACATCAACGGCGACATGGACCACCGCGTGCCGCACAACCTGAACGTCAGCTTCAACTACGTCGAAGGCGAGTCGCTGATCATGGCGATCAAGGATATCGCCGTGTCGTCCGGTTCGGCCTGCACCTCGGCCAGCCTGGAACCATCGTACGTGCTGCGCGCCCTGGGCCGCAGCGACGAACTGGCGCACAGCTCGATCCGTTTCACCATCGGCCGCTTCTCGACCGAGGAAGACATCGACTTCGCCGTGAACCTGCTGAAATCGAAAGTACACAAATTGCGTGAGCTGTCGCCCCTGTGGGACATGTTCAAGGAAGGGATCGACATCAATTCGATCCAATGGGCGGCCCACTAA
- the iscU gene encoding Fe-S cluster assembly scaffold IscU, protein MAYSDKVLDHYENPRNVGAFDKGDETIGTGMVGAPACGDVMKLQIKVGADGLIEDAKFKTYGCGSAIASSSLVTEWVKGKTLDQALAIKNTQIAEELALPPVKIHCSILAEDAIKAAVLDYQTRHPAAA, encoded by the coding sequence ATGGCTTACTCGGACAAAGTACTCGATCACTACGAAAACCCGCGCAACGTGGGCGCTTTCGACAAGGGTGATGAAACCATCGGCACCGGCATGGTAGGCGCGCCTGCTTGCGGCGACGTGATGAAACTGCAGATCAAGGTCGGTGCCGATGGCCTGATCGAAGATGCGAAGTTCAAGACCTACGGCTGCGGTTCGGCCATCGCGTCGAGCTCGCTGGTGACCGAATGGGTCAAGGGCAAGACCCTGGACCAGGCGCTGGCCATCAAGAATACGCAGATCGCCGAAGAACTGGCCCTGCCGCCAGTGAAGATTCACTGCTCCATCCTGGCGGAAGACGCCATCAAGGCGGCAGTGCTGGATTACCAGACCCGCCATCCGGCTGCGGCCTAA
- the iscA gene encoding iron-sulfur cluster assembly protein IscA yields the protein MITLTEKAAKHINRYIERRGKGMGLRFGVRTTGCSGLAYKLEYVDEVAAEDSVFESHGVKVFVDPKSLPYIDGTELDFAREGLNEGFKFHNPNEKDACGCGESFRI from the coding sequence ATGATCACACTGACCGAAAAAGCGGCGAAACACATCAACCGTTATATCGAACGGCGCGGCAAGGGCATGGGCCTGCGCTTTGGCGTGCGTACCACGGGCTGCTCGGGCCTGGCCTACAAGCTTGAATATGTCGATGAAGTGGCGGCCGAAGACAGCGTCTTCGAATCGCACGGCGTGAAGGTCTTCGTCGACCCGAAAAGCTTGCCTTACATCGACGGCACGGAACTTGATTTCGCGCGCGAAGGCTTGAACGAAGGCTTCAAGTTCCACAATCCGAACGAAAAAGACGCCTGCGGCTGCGGCGAGTCCTTCAGGATTTAA
- the hscB gene encoding Fe-S protein assembly co-chaperone HscB yields the protein MQNHFELFQLPAQFGLDMSALDAAYRDVQGKVHPDRFINASSAEKRVAMQWATRANEAYQTLKSPQKRAQYLCELNGVDLQTESNTAMPVSFLMQQMEWREELGDARAGKDADALDALDRQLRGERKALLAQVAAQLDAADYVNAAQSVRALMFLDKFGEEVRFAYEAMEA from the coding sequence ATGCAAAACCACTTCGAATTATTCCAGTTGCCGGCGCAGTTCGGGCTCGACATGAGCGCGCTCGACGCGGCCTACCGCGACGTGCAGGGCAAGGTCCATCCAGACCGCTTCATCAATGCCAGCAGCGCTGAAAAGCGCGTGGCGATGCAATGGGCCACGCGCGCCAATGAAGCCTATCAAACCCTGAAAAGCCCGCAAAAGCGCGCGCAATACCTGTGCGAGCTCAATGGCGTCGATTTGCAGACGGAATCGAACACGGCCATGCCCGTCAGCTTCCTGATGCAGCAGATGGAATGGCGCGAGGAGCTGGGCGACGCCCGGGCCGGCAAGGATGCCGACGCGCTCGACGCCCTGGACCGCCAGCTGCGCGGCGAACGCAAGGCCTTGCTGGCCCAGGTGGCGGCCCAGCTGGACGCCGCCGACTATGTGAATGCCGCGCAAAGCGTGCGCGCCCTGATGTTCCTCGACAAATTCGGCGAGGAAGTGCGTTTTGCATACGAAGCCATGGAAGCCTGA
- the hscA gene encoding Fe-S protein assembly chaperone HscA, which translates to MALLQISEPGMSTAPHQHRLAVGIDLGTTNSLVATVRNSIPEVLNDEDGRSLLPSVVRYLPNGHANIGYKALSAQTTDPKNTIVSVKRFMGRGLADIAYAENLPYDFQDTPGMVQLKTVAGVKSPVEVSAQILATLRQRAEDSLGDDLVGAVITVPAYFDDAQRQATKDAAQLAGINVLRLLSEPTAAAIAYGLDNSSEGVYAVYDLGGGTFDISILKLSKGVFEVLSTGGDSALGGDDFDRRLFCWISEHAKLAPLSDEDTAILMVKAREIKETLSTKSETMIDAALNSGEEIHLRITATEFAAMTQHLVGKTMNAIKKALRDANVDADDVDGVVMVGGATRMPHVQRAVSEFFHTTPHANIDPDKVVALGAAIQANLLAGNRAAGDDWLLLDVIPLSLGIETMGGLVEKIIPRNSTIPCARAQEFTTFKDGQTALAVHVLQGERELVSDCRSLARFELRGIPPMVAGAARIRITYQVDADGLLSVSARELRSGVEASISVKPAYGLGDDDIARMLQDSYTSADVDMVARALREEQVEAERILLATQSALDEDGGLLDDAERVTVDGLMSKVRDAIVQSQSGAIDHQALKLAIEALADGTEDFASRRMDRSVRTALKGKSLDQVV; encoded by the coding sequence ATGGCACTTCTGCAAATTTCCGAACCAGGCATGTCGACCGCGCCGCACCAGCACCGCCTGGCCGTCGGCATCGATCTTGGTACCACCAATTCCCTGGTCGCCACTGTCCGCAACAGTATCCCCGAGGTGCTCAACGACGAAGACGGGCGCTCCTTGCTGCCCTCCGTCGTGCGCTACCTGCCGAACGGCCATGCAAACATCGGCTACAAGGCCCTGTCAGCGCAAACCACCGACCCGAAGAACACCATCGTGTCCGTGAAGCGCTTCATGGGCCGCGGCCTGGCCGACATCGCCTACGCGGAAAATCTGCCCTACGACTTCCAGGATACGCCTGGCATGGTGCAACTGAAAACCGTGGCCGGCGTGAAAAGCCCGGTTGAGGTATCGGCGCAAATCCTCGCCACCCTGCGCCAGCGCGCGGAAGATTCGCTGGGCGACGACCTGGTCGGCGCCGTGATCACCGTGCCCGCCTACTTTGACGACGCGCAGCGCCAGGCGACCAAGGATGCGGCGCAGCTGGCCGGCATCAATGTGCTGCGCCTCCTGAGCGAGCCGACGGCCGCCGCCATCGCGTATGGCCTCGACAACTCTTCCGAAGGCGTGTACGCCGTGTATGACCTCGGCGGCGGTACGTTCGACATCTCGATCCTGAAACTGAGCAAGGGCGTCTTTGAAGTGCTGTCCACGGGCGGCGACTCGGCCCTGGGCGGTGACGATTTCGACCGCCGCCTGTTCTGCTGGATCAGCGAGCACGCCAAGCTGGCGCCCCTGTCGGACGAAGACACGGCCATCCTGATGGTGAAAGCGCGCGAGATCAAGGAAACGCTGTCGACCAAGTCGGAAACGATGATTGACGCGGCCCTGAACTCGGGCGAAGAGATCCACCTGCGCATCACGGCAACGGAATTTGCCGCCATGACGCAGCACCTGGTGGGCAAGACCATGAACGCCATCAAGAAGGCCCTGCGCGACGCGAACGTGGATGCGGATGACGTCGACGGCGTGGTGATGGTGGGCGGCGCCACGCGCATGCCGCACGTGCAGCGCGCCGTGAGCGAATTCTTCCACACGACGCCGCACGCGAATATCGACCCGGACAAGGTGGTGGCGCTGGGTGCGGCCATCCAGGCGAATTTGCTGGCTGGCAACCGCGCCGCCGGCGACGACTGGCTGCTGCTGGACGTGATCCCGTTGTCGCTGGGCATCGAGACCATGGGCGGCCTGGTGGAAAAGATCATTCCCCGCAATTCGACGATCCCGTGCGCGCGCGCGCAGGAGTTCACGACCTTCAAGGATGGCCAGACGGCGCTGGCCGTGCACGTGCTGCAGGGCGAGCGCGAACTGGTGAGCGACTGCCGCTCGCTGGCGCGCTTCGAGCTGCGCGGCATTCCGCCGATGGTGGCGGGCGCCGCGCGCATCCGCATCACGTATCAAGTCGATGCGGACGGCTTGCTGTCCGTCTCGGCGCGCGAACTGCGCTCGGGCGTGGAAGCGTCGATCAGCGTCAAGCCGGCCTACGGCCTGGGCGACGACGACATCGCCCGCATGCTGCAGGATTCGTATACCTCGGCCGACGTCGACATGGTGGCGCGCGCGCTGCGTGAAGAGCAGGTGGAAGCGGAACGCATCCTGCTGGCCACGCAGTCGGCCCTCGATGAAGACGGCGGCTTGCTCGACGATGCGGAGCGCGTCACCGTGGATGGCTTGATGAGCAAGGTGCGCGACGCCATCGTGCAATCGCAAAGCGGCGCCATCGACCACCAGGCCTTGAAGCTGGCGATCGAAGCGCTGGCCGACGGCACCGAGGATTTCGCTTCGCGCCGCATGGACCGCAGCGTGCGCACTGCTTTGAAGGGCAAGTCCCTCGACCAGGTCGTATAA
- the fdx gene encoding ISC system 2Fe-2S type ferredoxin: protein MPQIVILPHAKLCPDGAVIEAPAGKSICDILLENDIDIEHACEKSCACTTCHVLVREGIESLNEATELEEDMLDKAWGLEAVSRLSCQSIVADADLVVEIPKYTINQVSEGSH, encoded by the coding sequence ATGCCACAAATCGTTATCCTGCCGCACGCCAAGCTTTGCCCGGACGGCGCCGTCATCGAAGCACCTGCCGGCAAGTCCATCTGCGACATCCTGCTGGAAAACGACATCGACATCGAGCACGCCTGTGAAAAATCGTGCGCCTGCACCACCTGCCACGTGCTGGTGCGTGAAGGCATCGAATCCCTGAACGAAGCGACGGAACTGGAAGAAGACATGCTGGATAAGGCCTGGGGCCTGGAAGCCGTGTCGCGCCTGTCGTGCCAGTCCATCGTGGCCGACGCCGACCTCGTCGTCGAAATCCCGAAATACACGATCAACCAGGTCAGCGAAGGCAGCCACTAA
- the iscX gene encoding Fe-S cluster assembly protein IscX, protein MKWSDIHVIAEALYDAHPDIDPLTVRFTDLHNWVVELDGFDDDHTRGGEKVLEAIQMAWIDEAR, encoded by the coding sequence ATGAAATGGTCCGACATTCACGTGATCGCCGAGGCGCTGTACGACGCGCATCCGGACATCGATCCCTTGACCGTGCGTTTCACCGACCTGCATAACTGGGTGGTGGAACTGGACGGCTTCGACGATGACCACACGCGCGGCGGCGAAAAAGTGCTCGAAGCGATACAGATGGCGTGGATCGATGAAGCGCGCTAA
- a CDS encoding rRNA pseudouridine synthase has translation MTTPIEMPTVRLAKRLSEDVPCSRREAELYIEGGWVTVDGVLVEESGARVADNQAVVLLPNATLEEMPPVTILLHKPAGVNGGVGAEGKPALACLRPEEIFTPENVAPSSVTRFLKRHLIGLTITNPLETMASGLLVFTQDFRVARKLVDEAKTVEQEFIVEVSGAIADNGLALLNHGLPFNGKPLPPIKVSWQNETRLRFALKNVQPGQIAHMCKMVGLEVVAMKRLRIGRISMGAMPSGQWRYLQGYERF, from the coding sequence ATGACCACACCTATTGAAATGCCCACCGTCCGCCTGGCCAAGCGCCTGTCTGAAGACGTGCCCTGTTCGCGCCGCGAGGCCGAGCTGTATATCGAGGGCGGCTGGGTCACGGTCGATGGCGTGCTGGTGGAAGAGTCGGGCGCGCGCGTGGCCGACAATCAGGCGGTGGTGCTGCTGCCGAACGCCACGCTGGAAGAAATGCCGCCCGTGACGATCCTGCTGCACAAGCCGGCCGGCGTCAATGGCGGCGTGGGTGCGGAAGGCAAGCCGGCCCTCGCTTGCTTGCGTCCCGAAGAAATTTTCACGCCGGAAAATGTGGCGCCCAGTTCCGTCACGCGCTTCCTCAAGCGTCATTTGATCGGCCTGACCATCACCAATCCACTCGAGACCATGGCCTCCGGCCTGCTGGTGTTCACGCAGGATTTCCGCGTGGCCCGCAAGCTGGTCGACGAAGCGAAAACGGTGGAGCAGGAATTCATCGTGGAAGTGTCGGGCGCCATCGCCGACAATGGCCTGGCGCTGCTGAATCACGGCTTGCCCTTTAATGGCAAGCCTTTGCCGCCGATCAAGGTCAGCTGGCAGAACGAAACGCGCTTGCGCTTTGCCTTGAAAAACGTGCAGCCGGGCCAGATCGCCCACATGTGCAAGATGGTGGGACTGGAAGTGGTCGCCATGAAGCGCTTGCGCATCGGCCGCATCTCGATGGGCGCCATGCCGTCAGGCCAGTGGCGCTATCTGCAGGGTTACGAAAGATTCTAA
- a CDS encoding group III truncated hemoglobin, with amino-acid sequence MNNSAPLPHTRFAPYREEVCSEDDVKYLVHTFYAAARDDAMLGPIFAAEIKDWDAHLATLVDFWSGLLRGTMRYHGKPLAQHAQMEHLTPCMFRRWLTLFFATTESMGNPVLQEKADTIALNIAERLWKSFAESHAIVAPQP; translated from the coding sequence ATGAATAATTCCGCCCCCCTCCCCCACACACGCTTCGCCCCCTACCGCGAGGAAGTCTGCAGCGAAGACGACGTCAAGTATCTCGTCCACACCTTTTATGCGGCCGCGCGCGACGACGCCATGCTGGGCCCCATCTTTGCCGCCGAGATCAAGGATTGGGATGCCCACCTGGCAACATTGGTCGATTTCTGGTCAGGCTTGCTGCGCGGCACCATGCGCTACCACGGCAAGCCACTGGCCCAGCACGCGCAAATGGAACACCTCACGCCGTGCATGTTCCGCCGCTGGCTGACCCTGTTTTTTGCCACGACCGAGAGCATGGGCAACCCGGTCCTGCAAGAGAAGGCCGATACCATCGCCTTGAATATTGCCGAACGGCTATGGAAAAGCTTTGCGGAAAGCCACGCCATCGTGGCGCCGCAGCCTTAG
- a CDS encoding RDD family protein, which produces MPNSTPAARIISHPTIKRRLISMVYESLLALAVLFLPFLLFELAVQGAHTPLTEHMRQCLAFLVMGAYFIHQWSREGQTLAMKTWRLKVVLAGHAHVPLRVAAYRYVLSWMWLLPALLVSYVFDLQHWAALGAIGVGILAWSGTALLTGNGQFLHDKLAGTQIVQLPAPAKKSKKVAA; this is translated from the coding sequence ATGCCAAATAGCACGCCTGCCGCCCGCATCATTTCCCATCCCACGATCAAGCGCCGCCTGATTTCCATGGTGTATGAGTCGCTGCTGGCCCTGGCCGTGCTGTTTCTGCCCTTCCTGCTGTTTGAACTGGCCGTGCAGGGCGCGCACACGCCACTGACGGAACACATGCGCCAATGCCTGGCCTTCCTCGTCATGGGTGCCTATTTCATCCATCAATGGAGCCGCGAAGGGCAAACCCTGGCCATGAAAACGTGGCGCCTGAAAGTCGTGCTGGCGGGCCACGCCCATGTGCCGCTGCGCGTGGCCGCCTACCGCTACGTCCTGTCATGGATGTGGCTGCTGCCGGCCCTGCTGGTGTCGTATGTATTCGATTTGCAGCACTGGGCGGCCCTGGGCGCCATCGGCGTGGGCATCCTGGCCTGGTCAGGCACGGCCCTGCTCACGGGCAATGGGCAATTCCTGCACGACAAGCTGGCGGGCACGCAAATCGTGCAATTGCCGGCCCCCGCGAAGAAGTCGAAGAAAGTGGCTGCCTGA
- a CDS encoding DUF3106 domain-containing protein produces MSVRKGWLAGGIGLGACALAGAAWVGTQQHPAPAAPPVAATPVVVPAPAAKPGSPRTAGKGGTPPKASDNPPWNKLSRAQQVALQPLAGEWNKLEALRKQKWLDIASRFASMSPDEQTRVHERMRVWIKLTPEQRSLVRENYARTKKIDPGQKTAQWEQYQQLPEDQKKKLATELVPKKPLSKVPAINSNTSKPPALMAPATPAAPAATTPALQPAPAATAVPASDPAAAPAAAPVTPPITPAPLPTNAK; encoded by the coding sequence ATGAGCGTACGCAAAGGCTGGCTGGCTGGCGGCATCGGCCTGGGCGCCTGCGCCCTGGCCGGCGCTGCCTGGGTAGGCACGCAGCAACATCCCGCGCCCGCCGCGCCTCCCGTGGCGGCAACGCCCGTGGTGGTGCCGGCGCCAGCCGCCAAGCCCGGTTCGCCCCGCACGGCTGGCAAAGGAGGAACGCCGCCCAAGGCCAGCGACAACCCGCCCTGGAACAAGCTGTCGCGCGCGCAACAGGTAGCCCTGCAGCCGCTGGCGGGCGAATGGAACAAGCTGGAAGCCTTGCGCAAGCAAAAATGGCTCGATATCGCCAGCCGCTTTGCCTCCATGTCGCCGGACGAGCAAACCCGCGTACATGAACGCATGCGTGTATGGATCAAGCTGACGCCGGAACAGCGCAGCCTTGTGCGCGAAAACTATGCGCGCACGAAGAAGATTGATCCAGGTCAAAAAACCGCGCAATGGGAGCAATATCAGCAATTGCCGGAAGATCAAAAGAAAAAGCTGGCGACGGAACTCGTGCCGAAAAAACCGCTGAGCAAAGTGCCTGCGATCAATTCCAACACGAGCAAGCCGCCGGCACTCATGGCGCCCGCCACGCCGGCAGCGCCTGCCGCCACCACGCCCGCCCTGCAGCCCGCTCCCGCAGCGACGGCAGTGCCGGCAAGCGATCCTGCAGCAGCCCCCGCCGCCGCGCCCGTCACGCCACCCATCACGCCTGCCCCACTGCCAACCAATGCCAAATAG
- a CDS encoding DUF3619 family protein yields the protein MNTDDLNFAYKVRHALNEKLDDLPASATDRLAAARKLALSRKKADAPAAVTVRQNVFAGMASSLFVEPLSWLGRMSMIIPLLLLVGGLVGIYQFEQEQHIAELAEIDAAVLSDELPLSAYMDHGFNAYLTKREQ from the coding sequence ATGAACACCGACGATCTCAATTTCGCTTACAAAGTGCGCCATGCACTGAACGAAAAACTCGACGACCTGCCCGCATCGGCCACCGATCGCCTGGCAGCGGCACGCAAGCTGGCCCTGTCGCGCAAGAAGGCGGACGCGCCCGCCGCCGTCACCGTGCGCCAGAACGTGTTCGCCGGCATGGCCAGCAGCCTCTTCGTCGAGCCGCTGTCGTGGCTGGGCCGCATGAGCATGATCATCCCCCTGCTGCTGCTGGTCGGCGGCCTGGTGGGCATCTATCAGTTTGAGCAGGAACAACATATTGCCGAACTGGCAGAAATCGACGCCGCCGTGCTGTCGGACGAATTGCCGCTCTCCGCCTATATGGACCATGGCTTCAACGCCTACCTGACGAAACGCGAGCAATAA